GGCGGTGACGAGCGCCTCCCGGCCTCCCGCGAGCACCCCCACCCGGGTGAAGGACCGGGGCGTGTGCGCGGAGAAGAGGATGGCCGCGTCCTCCTCGCGCCCCACCACCGCCTGTGTCATCCGGTCGTGCAGCACCGGTTGCACCCGGGCGAGCGACCCGGGAGGCAGGGCATTGCCCGCCTCGTCGGCGATCCAATAGGCGATGGCACGCTCGATACGCCGCACACCGAGCAAGCCACAGTTCTGGAAGATGTCGGTGGCCTTGGAGGACCAGGGGGAGATCGTCCCGGGCCGGGGGATGACGAGCTGGAGGCTGCCCCGCGGCTCCTTCCGGGCGAGCCGGGGACCGTACTCCAGTAGCTTGTCCACCAAGGAGCGCTCGGAGGCGGACAGGGCCGCGGGGACATCGAGGATGTGCACGAACTCGGCATAGACGGAGCCCACGGAGGGCTCGCGCTCACGACAGAGAGCGAGCAGCTTGGCCAGACGGAACTCGGAGAGGGCGGGGGCACCACGCAGGGTGAGCATGGAATCTCTGGGAGAGAGGGGCCGAGGGGAAGGGTTCAGAACGCGGGCGTCTTAACCGAGGCGCCCTCCTCATTCGAGGAGATCTCGCGCCGAATTGTGGTTGAATGCGCGGCCATGGGGCGGGATTCAGTACGAGCAGGCATCCAGGGGGCTGATGCGTCGAGGACAGTGGGGGACCGGCGTGAATACACGCCCGAGGTCCGTCACTCCGCCGCACACGAACGCTCGGGCTTGAGTAGGGTAGCCCCCCCTCCTGTCCTCCACCGATCGCCAGGACATCCTTTCTCCTCCTCCGTGGTTTCTCCGAGAGATTCCCGATGAGCCCTACCCCTTCCCCCTCCGCCGTCCACTTCCGCACGTGCAACCTGTGCGAGGCCATGTGCGGCCTGCGCATCGAGACCGCCGGGGACCGAGTCACCTCCATCCGCGGAGATGACGAGGATCCCTTCAGCCAGGGCCACATCTGCCCCAAGGCCGTCGCGCTCCAGGATCTCCACGAGGATCCCGATCGGCTCCGGAACCCCGTGCGGCGCACCGCCTCGGGCTGGCAGCCGCTGTCGTGGAAGGAAGCCCTCGACGAGACGGCGAAGCGCCTGCACGCCGTGCAGCAGAAGCACGGCCGGGACGCGGTGGGCGTGTACGTGGGCAATCCCACCGTGCACAACCACGGCGCCATGCTCCTGCTGCCCTTCCTCCTGAAGGCGCTGCGCACGCGCAACAAGTTCTCGGCCACGTCGGTGGACCAGCTCCCGCACCACGTCGCCTCCTACCTGATGTTCGGGCACCAGCTGCTCATCCCCATCCCGGACATCGACCGCACGCACTTCATGCTCATCCTCGGGGCCAATCCGCTCGCCTCCAATGGCAGCCTGATGACGGCGCCGGGCACGCGCGGCCGGCTCAAGGCCATCCAGCAGCGCGGCGGCAAGGTGGTGGTGGTGGACCCGCGCCGCACGGAGACGGCCCGCATCGCGGACGAGCACCTCTTCATCCGCCCCGGCACCGATGCGCTCTGGCTCTTCTCGCTCCTGCACGTGCTGCTGGGCGCGGGGCCGAAGCTCGGGCGGCTCGCGGACTTCACCGATGGCCTGGTGCACGTGAAGGAGCTCGCGCGCGAGTTCACCCCCGAGCGCGCCGCGATCCACACCGGCATCCCCGCGGACACCACGCGGCGGCTCGCGCTCGAGCTGGCCGCCTCGTCCTCCGCCGTCTGCTACGGCCGCGTGGGCGTGTCCACCCAGCCCTTCGGCGCGCTGTGCCAGTGGCTCATCAACGTCATCAACGTGGTGACGGGCAACATGGATCGCGAGGGCGGCGCCATGTTCACCCTGCCCGCCTTCGATCTGATCAAGGGCCCCCGCCCCCTGACGGCCGGCCGCGGCAGCATGGGCCGCTTCAAGAGCCGCGTGCGCGGGCTGGCCGAGTTCTCCGGTGAGCTGCCCGTGTCCGTGCTCGGCGAGGAGATCCTCACCCCGGGCGAGGGGCAGATCCGCGCCCTGGTCACCTCGGCGGGCAACCCCGTGGTCTCCACCCCCAACGGCCGGCAGCTCGATCAGGCGTTCGGGTCGCTCGACTTCATGGTGAGCATCGATCCGTACATCAACGAGACGACCCGGCACGCGCACATCATCCTGCCGCCCGTCACGCAGCTCGAGCGCGGCCACTACGATCTCATCTTCAACACGTTCGCGGTGCGCAACACCGTGAAGTACTCGGCGCCCCTCTTCACGCCACCGCCGGGCGCGCTCCAGGACTGGGAGATCTTCCTGGAGCTCAAGCACCGCCTGGACTCGCTGCGCGGCGAGCCCCTCACGCGCGGCGAGCTGCCCTACCGGGCCCTCAAGGCGCTCGGCCCCGAGGGCATCCTCGACCTCGGCCTGCGCGGGGGCCCCTACGGCATGCGGCTGAAGCCCTGGCGCCGGGGACTGAGCCTCGCGAGCCTCAAGGCCGCGCCCCATGGCGTGGACCTGGGCCCCCTCAAGCCCTGCTTCCCCGAGCGGCTCGCCACGCGCGGACACCGCCTCCAGCTCGCCCCCGAGCCGTTGGTGGCCGACGTGGACCGGCTGCGCCAGGCCTTCCCCGCCACACCCCCGGCCTTCGCTTCCGAGGACGCGCTGCTGCTCATCGGCCGGCGCCACGTGCGCGACAACAACTCGTGGATGCACAACGTGCCCCGGCTCGTCAGTGGCAAGCCGCGCTGCACGCTCATGGTGCACCCCGAGGACGCGCGGCGCCTCGGCCTCGAGGAGGGACAGGAGGCACTCGTCACCTCCCGTGTGGGCGAAGTCAAAGCCCCCGTGAACGTGACGGACGAAGTGATGCCCGGCGTGGTGAGCCTGCCCCACGGCTACGGCCATGGGCGCCAGGGCATCCAGATGCAGGTGGCCGGCGCACATGCCGGAGTCAGCATCAATGATGTCACCGATGATCAGGTTTTGGATGCAATCGGTGGAAACGCCGCATTCAGCGGGATTCAGGTGCGGGTCCAACCGGTACAATCAATGAGCACGACCGTGCAACCGCGGCAATCCGCGATCGAGTGAGACGACGCCCATGATCACCCTCTATCAAACCCCAGTGGCCTGGGGGACCCCGAACCTCAGCCCGTTCTGCTTCAAGCTGGAGGCCTACCTGCGGATGGTGGACCTGCCCTATGAGGTGAAGCTGGCGGATCTGCGCTACGCCCCCAAGGGCAAGGCGCCCTACGCCGACATCGACGGCACGATCATGGGTGACTCCCAGTTCATCATCGAGCGGCTGAAGAAGCAGTATGGGGATCCGCTCGACTCGAAGCTGACGCCGGAGCAGGTGGCGGTGGGCCACGCGGTGCGGCGCATGCTGGAGGAGTGCACCTACTGGTACATCGTGTACATGCGCTGGGTGGACGAGGCCGGCTGGCTCGCCTATCTGCCCGTCGCCGAGACGATGGTGCCCCACGTCGTGGGCGGACAGGTGCCGCTGTCGGATCTGCGCCAGAAGATGCTGCAGATCCTCCATGACCAGGGCACGGGACGCCACGCCATGGACGAGGTGCAGGAGCTGGCCAAGGCGGACATCTTCTCGATCGCGACGATCATGGGCAACAAGCCCTACCTGCTGAGCGAGACGCCCTCGTCGTTCGACGCGGTGGTGTACTCGTTCCTGGTGAGCATCATCGCCAACCCCGTGGACACGGAGCTCAAGCAGTACACCCTGAGCCAGACGAACCTGGTGCGCTACTGCGCCAAGTTCAAGTCGCGCTACTTCGCCAACTGGAAGCCGCCCGAGTTCAAGGCCGCCTGAAGTCACACGCGCGCGAACAGGGAATGGCGGGCGGAGCGGTCCACGGTTAGCGTCGGGGGGCTTTGCACAAAGTCGTCCTCGCCCTCCTCGCGTTCGCCCTCGTCACCTGCGCCACGCCCCGTCCACCTCCGGAGGCGGCGCCCACGCCCTCCCCCACCGTGGAGCCCCGCTCCCGGGACGGCGGAGCGTCCACTCGCTCTCCGGATGCCCTCGCGTTCCCCGCCGGGCCCGATCTCAAATCCGTCGACGAGCTGCTGCCCGCGCCGGACACGCTCCGGCGCCTGGACTTCCGGGGCGGCGAGCCCCAGGTCCCCATCGGCTTGATGCAGGGCCGGCGCGAGGTGCGCTTCTCGCCCCGGGGGCGGATGCGGCTGCGCTTCGGCGGCGAGGAGGGCCGGGTCCTCGAGGCCCCCGCGGGCTCGGTGTGGACGGTGCGGGTGACGGAGGGTTCTCCCGCCGAGCTGTCCTCGTACCTCCAGCTCGCGGAGGTTCCCTTCCCGGACAAGGCGGGACTGGCCGAGGCCCAGGCCCTGTGGCGCTCCCGGGGCGTGGCGGTGCGCGTGCACGTGCTGGGCGTGCTCTACGGCATCGCCGGCAAGGTCATCGACAACCGGCGCTACCTGCTGCTGTCCCAGGAGCAGCTCTCTCCCACCGAGGCGCCCGCGCGCCAGGCGGAGCTGCTGCGCGAGTACGGCGCGCGCACCAGCCTCTTCGAGGAGGTCCGCGTCCCCTCGCGCGCCATCCTCGAGGTGCGGGACGAGTCCGGCGTCGTGGTGGGGCTCGCCCAGGACTCGGTCCTCGCGGAGACGCTGGACGAGTCCGGCTTCGACGTGCGGCAGGTGGAGCACGACGTCGGCTACGACAACCACGGCTTCGAGGACCGGAGCTTCCGGGGCACGCTCCAGCTCACGGTGGATCGCCACGGCACGCTCGCGGCGGTGAACCTGGTGCGGCTGGAGGATCTGCTCAAGGGGCTGGTGCCCTCGGAGATCTACGCGCGGGCGCACCCGGAGGCACTCAAGGCGCAGGCGGTGACGGCGCGCGGCGAGGTGCTGGCCAAGGTGGGCATCAAACACCTGGCGGACCCCTTCCTGTTGTGCTCCGAGCAGCACTGCGCGGTGTACCGCGGGCGCACGGGCGAGGCGGCCAGCACCACGGCGGCGGTGGAGGCCACCCGGGGCGAGGGCCTCTTCTCGCAGCAGGGGCGGCTGGTGGACTCGGTGTACAGCGCGGTGTGCGGGGGCCACACGGAGGACAACGACGTCGTCTGGGGCGGCCCCCCCAACCCCAACCTGCGCGGCCGTCCCGACGTGCTGGGCCCCACCGAGGGACTGCCCGGCCCGGACTCCCTCTCCGAGTACCTGCGCGCGGAGCTGCCCACGGCCTGCCGGCTCTCCACCTTCGCGCAGCCGAGCAAGTACCGCTGGGAGAAGCGCTTCAGCGTGGAGCAGGTGAACGCCTTCACGGCCAGCCTGGGGGTGGGCCCCGTGCGGGCGCTGAGCCTCGGGGAGCGGGGCGTGTCCGGCCGGGCCCGCACCCTCACGGTGGCCGGCGAGCGCGGGGTGACGCAAGTGCGCGGCGAGCTGAACATCCGCCGCCTCTTCGGCATGCTCAACAGCTCCATGGCGCTGGTGGACGAGGAGCGTGACGCGGAGGGCCACCTCACCGGCTGGCACTTCCGGGGCGGCGGCTGGGGCCACGGCGTGGGCATGTGCCAGACGGGCGCCATCGGCCGGGCCGAGGCGGGCCAGCGCTACCAGGACATCCTGCGCTTCTACTTCAACGGCGCCGAGGTCGCGCCCATCTACTGAGGGCCCACGGCTCGGAGGCCCCCGGACGGGAGGCCCTCCTCCGCTCTCCTGTCGTCCCGGCGACGGTTCGGGAGTAAGCAGCCCACTCAAGGGTTATCATCCACGCGCGTGTCGACGGGTCCATCGCATCCAGAGCAGCCATCCAGGCGCCGGCGTCGGCGGGAACACCCCGCCCGCTACCTCCTTGCCACGCTCCTGGCCCTGCTGTTGCAGGGAGCGTTCGTGGGCCTGCTCGCCCTCATGGCGTACATCCAGGTGAACCTGCCCCCCGAGCCCACGCCCAAGCCTCCGAGCGCCGTGGCGCTGCGGCCCATGACGGCCCAGGAGTGGGAGAAGAACCGGGGACCCCTGGCCAAGAGCCCCTCCACCGCGAAGGCGCCGCCTCCGAAGAAGAAGGAGGAGAAGAAGCCCGAGAAGCGTCCGGACGGACAGGTGGTGGACGTGGCTCCGGGCAATCGCCAGGAGGCGCCGGACGCGAAGTACCTCGCCGAGCAGGACAACAAGGTGCAGAAGGAGACGCGCGCGCGAGAGCAGACGGCCCACTACAAGACGGCCCAGCCCCAGACGACGGCGCGCGAGGCGCGCCAGGGCTCCGGCGTGAGCGAGGAGCAGGCGGGGCACGTGGCGGGCAACAACGGCCGGGGCGCGGATGACCGGCCCTTGAGCGAGGGCGGCAAGAAGTCCGCCTTCGAGCTGCCCGATGCCCGGCGCAAGCAGGAGATCGCCATGCGGCAGGACCCGAACAACCGCGGTCCCGGCGTGGAGGTGTCCAACCGCAACGAGAGCGACGAGATCATCGGCAACGCGAAGCGGCTGCGCGTCCAGGACGGCACGGGCGACGGCGACGAGGGCTCCGAGGGCCGCGTGGGCACGTCGGGGCTCGCCCGGCTCATGCCCTCGCAGGCGGTGATGGATCAGATCATCGGCGGCGCCCCGAATGATCACCTCAAGGACGTGGACGAGGGGGACGGCACCTACCTCAACACGCGCGAGTGGAAGTACGCGAGCTTCTTCAACCGGGTGAAGCAGAGCGTGGGCACGCACTGGAATCCGAACATGGCGCTCATGCGCCGGGATCCCACGGGCGCCACGTACGCCGGCAGGGATCGCCACACGCTGGTGCGCGTCACCCTGGACGAGCAGGGCAAGGTGGCGGACATCACCATCGAGAAGAGCTGCGGCCTGGACTTCCTGGACATGGAGGCCGTCGAGTCCTTCCGCCGCGCCCAGCCCTTCCCCAATCCTCCGCCGGGCCTGTTGGAGGACGACGCCAAGGTGCGCTTCTCCTTTGGTTTCTTCATGGACATGGGCGGAGGTCCCCGGATGAGGCTCTTCCGCCAGCCCAACTGAGGGCACTAGGGTGCGCCGCGTGGACGCCTCCCCGATCGAGCGCAACCGCAAGGTACGCAACGTTCTCGCCGCCATCCTCGTGGCCAACTGGGCCGTGGCCCTGATCAAGCTCCTGCTGGGCCTGAAGAGCGGCTCGGCCGCGGTGATGGCCGATGGCGTGCACTCCTTCATCGACGGTGGCTCCAACGTGCTCGCGCTCGTGGCCATGTCCGTGGCCGCTCGGCCCGCGGACGAGGATCATCCCTACGGCCACGGCAAGTTCGAGGCCCTCGCCTCCCTGGGCATTGGCGCGCTCATCGGCACGTCCATGCTGGAGCTGGGGCGCATGGCCCTCGACTCGCTGCTCCATGACCGCCACCCCGAGGTGACGCCGCTCACGCTGGGCATGATGGTCGGCACCCTACTCGTCAACCTGTGCGTCACGCGCGTGGAGCAGTCCTGGGGACGCGAGCTCCAGAGTCCCCTGCTGCTCGCGGACGCCCGGCACACGCTCTCGGACGTGGGCGTCACGCTGGCGGTGCTCGCCTCGCTCGGGCTCGTGTGGCTGGGCTACCCGAAGGCCGATGGCCTCGTGACGCTCGGGGTGATGGTCTTCGTGGCCCGGGTGGCGTGGGACATCGTCAAGCAGGCGGTGGGCATCCTCTCGGACACGGCGCGGCTGGACAAACAGAAGGTGGCCACCCTCACCCTCCAGGTGCCGGGGGTGCGCTCCTGCCACGACGTGCGCAGCCGGGGCATGGAGGGCACGGTGTACGTGGACCTGAAGATCGAGGTGGATCCTCAGATGTCCACCGCGCGCGCCCATGAGCTGGCGGACGCGGTGGAAGCACGGCTGCAGGCGGAGTTCCCCGAGGTGGTGGACGTGGTGGTGCACGTCGAGCCGGCGCGCGTTCGCGTCGCGCTGCCTCCCGGAAAGACGTAGCTGGAAACGCTACGCCGCGTCCCCCTCCACACGCGTGAGGCCCAGGGTCAACCGGTGTCCGCCGAACCAGTCGTCGATCATCCGCGTGAACAGCTCCGGGTACTCCACGTTCCAGGTATGGCCCGCGTCCGGTACGCGGGCGGCCCATGCGCCCGTAATCAGCCGGGTGAAGTCCGGCAGCTCGGCGCGGATCTTCGGATGCTCCCTCGAGCCCGCGACGGCGAGCACCCGATGGGCTCCACCGTCGAAACCCGAAGCCGCCCCCAGCGCCTCGGGAAGCCGCGAGCCGAGCAGCTCGTCGAACACCGCCTTCATCACCACGGGTGACGAGGTGCGCATGTCCTCGAGGAAACGCTCCATGTAGGCGTCGGGGATCTTCATCGCCCGCGCGCTCATCTGGAGCACCACCTTCGCCGTGCTCAGGCTCATCACGGCCGCGTACATCAGACGCATCACCCGAGGCGAGGAGTAGGGCCGGGTGGTGACTCCACTGACGATGACGTCGCCGCAGACCCGCGGATGATGGGCCAGCAGCCGCAGGGCGAGGTGCCCCCCCAGGGACAGGCCCACGACACGGGCGGAGCCGGTCCGCGTCCGGGTGGCGATGAGCTGGGCGAGCTGCTCGGCCGTGTGGGCCAGGGACGCCCAGGGCGCGGCCGTGTTCTTGCCAAACCCCGGCAGATCCACCGCGAGGCAGTGGTAGCGGCTCGAGAGCGGCTCCATCTGGGCCTCCCACATCCAACCACTGACTCCCGCCCCATGCAGGAACAGGATGGACGGATGCCCCGGGTCCCCCTTCGTCACCAGCGGCATGTCCATGAGGCCCCCTTTCGCGGGCGAGCGAGCAGGCTCGGAAGTCAACGCTATAGCCCGGAAAACGGCTCGGACCTTGCTATGGGACACCGGCATCGATATATCGACATACGTCGAGATGCTCGAACTGACTGAAACCTTCAAGGCCCTGGGAGATCCGACGCGGCTGCGCATCCTGCGGCTCGTGGGAGAGGCGCGCCTCAACGTGTCCGAGGTGGTGTCGCTGGTGGGAGTGGCGCAGTCGTCGGTGTCGCACCACCTGACGAAGCTCAAGGCGCTGGAGCTCATCCGCGAGGAGCGCCAGGGAGGGTTCACCTATTACTCGCTGATGGTGGATGAGAAGGCGCCGCTGTGGCCGCTCATCCGCCTGGCGAAGGACGCGCCCGACGAGCACGGCGACCTGGCGCGGCTGACGGAGCTGCTGCAGCGCCGGGAAGACGCGCTCACGCTCAACGAGAAGCTGCTCGAGCCGGGCCAGTCCTGGCGGCTGTGGGCCTCGGCGCTGGCGAGCCTCCTGCCGCCGCTGGACGTGGTGGACTTCGGCTGTGGCACCGGCGTGCTCACGGTGGAGCTGGCGCGCTGGGCGCGGCACGTCACGGCCATCGACCACAACCCGGCCGCGCTGGACAAGGCCCGCGCCGAGGCCGGGCGCCTGGGGCTGCGCAACATCACCTTCCTCGAGGCCGACCTCAAGGCGCTGCCGCTCGAGAGCGGGGCGCAGGATCTGGTGGTGCTCTCCCAGAGCCTGCACCACGTGAACGCGTGCGAGCGCGTGCTGTCCGAGGGAGCGCGGCTCTTGCGGCCCGGCGGGCGCATGGTGGTGCTCGAGTTGATGCCCCACGACGAGCAGTGGGTGCGCTCGCGCCTGGGCCACCAGCACCTGGGCTTCGAGCCCGCGGCGCTCCAGAACGCGATGCGCGCGGCGGGGCTCGAGACGCCCACGCTGGTGGCCGCGCCGCGTGACGCCGCGTCTCCATTCAAGGCCTTCCTCCTCACGGGCACGCGCCCCCTGGCGCCGGCCCTGCTGCCCCCCGCCCCCCTTCGTCCCTCTTCCCTCGCCCCCAGAGCCCCATGAGCCGGCCCCACCACACCGCCCAGGAACTCGAGCAGCTCTTCGCCCAGCGCATCGCCGTGCTGGATGGCGCCATGGGTTCCATGGTCCAGACCTATCCGCTCACCGAGGCGGACTTCCGCGGCGAGCGCTTCAAGGCGCACCCCAAGGATCTCAAGGGCAACAACGATCTGCTGTGCCTCACGCGGCCCGACGTCATCGAGGACATCCACGCGCGCTACTTCGCCGCGGGTGCCGACATGGCGGAGACGAACACCTTCAGCGGCACGTCCATCGCCCAGGCGGACTATGAGCTGGGCTCGCTCGTCACCGAGCTGAACGTGGCCGCGGTGGCGTGCGCCCGCAGGGCCGCGCTGGCCGCCGAGGCCGCCACCCCGGGCCGGCGCTGCTTCGTCGCCGGGGCCATCGGGCCGCTCAACCGCACGCTGTCGATGTCGCCCGACGTCAACCGCCCCGACTACCGCGCGGTGACGTGGGATCAGGTGGTGGAGTCCTACGCGGAGCAGGTGCGCGCGCTGCTGTCGGCCGGAGTGGACGCGCTGCTGGTGGAGACCATCTTCGACACGCTCAACGCCAAGGCCGCGCTCTTCGCCATCGACGCCTGTTTCGAGGAGCTGGGCACGCGCGTGCCCGTCATGGTGTCCGTCACCATCACCGACGCCTCGGGGCGCACGCTGTCCGGACAGACCATCAGCGCGTTCTACCACTCCATCCGCCATGCCCGGCCCTTCAGCGTGGGCATCAACTGCGCGCTCGGCGCCAGGGACATGCGGCCCTACATGCAGGAGCTGGCGCGGATCGCCGAGTGCCATGTCACCTGCTACCCCAACGCCGGCCTGCCCAACGCGTTCGGCGGCTACGACGAGACGCCCGCCGACATGGCGAACTCACTGAGCGACTTCGCCCGGCAGGGCTGGGTGAACATGGTGGGAGGCTGTTGTGGCTCGACACCGGACCACATCGCCGCCATCGCCTCCGCCGTGTCGTCCTTCGCGCCTCGCGCCGCGATTGCCCCCACACACACCATGAGGCTCAGTGGTCTCGAGCCGCTCGTCGTCCCCTAGCCCGATGAAGGAGGACACCGCCGTGACCAACCAGGCCTCGCGTTTTCAAATCATTGGCGAGCGGACCAACATCACCGGCTCTCCCAAGTTCGCCAAGGCGCTCAAGGCGGGCGACTGGGATGCGTGCCTTTCCATCGCCCGGCAACAGGTGGAGTCGGGCGCCAACATCCTCGACATCAACGTCGACGAGGCGCTCATCGACGGTGAGTCGACGATGGTGAAGTTCCTCAACCTCATCGCCGCCGAGCCGGAAATCTCGCGCGTGCCGCTGATGCTCGACTCGTCGAAGTGGAGCGTGCTGGAGGCCGGCCTCAAGTGCATCCAGGGCAAGGGGATCGTCAACTCCATCTCGCTCAAGGACGGAGAGGCCGAGTTCCTGCGCCGCGCGCGGCTCATCCGCCGCTATGGCGCCGCCGCGGTGGTGATGGCCTTCGACGAGCAGGGCCAGGCGGCCACGCGTGACGACAAGGTGCGCATCTGCACGCGCGCCTACCGGCTGCTGGTGGACGGGGTGGGCTTCCCGCCGGAAGACATCATCTTCGATCCCAACATCCTCACCGTGGCCACGGGCATCGAGGAGCACAACAACTACGCCGTGGACTTCTTCGAGGCCACGCGCATCATCAAGGCCACCCTGCCCCACGCGAAGGTGTCGGGCGGCGTGTCCAACGTGTCCTTCTCGTTCCGGGGCAACAACCCGGTGCGCGAGGCGATCCACACCGCCTTCCTGTTCCACGGCGTCGCCGCGGGCATGGACATGGGCATCGTCAACGCCGGCATGCTCGGCGTGTACGAGGAGATTCCCAAGGAGCTGCTCGAGTACGTCGAGGACGTGCTGCTCAACCGCCGCCCGGACGC
Above is a window of Cystobacter fuscus DNA encoding:
- a CDS encoding molybdopterin-dependent oxidoreductase, which gives rise to MSPTPSPSAVHFRTCNLCEAMCGLRIETAGDRVTSIRGDDEDPFSQGHICPKAVALQDLHEDPDRLRNPVRRTASGWQPLSWKEALDETAKRLHAVQQKHGRDAVGVYVGNPTVHNHGAMLLLPFLLKALRTRNKFSATSVDQLPHHVASYLMFGHQLLIPIPDIDRTHFMLILGANPLASNGSLMTAPGTRGRLKAIQQRGGKVVVVDPRRTETARIADEHLFIRPGTDALWLFSLLHVLLGAGPKLGRLADFTDGLVHVKELAREFTPERAAIHTGIPADTTRRLALELAASSSAVCYGRVGVSTQPFGALCQWLINVINVVTGNMDREGGAMFTLPAFDLIKGPRPLTAGRGSMGRFKSRVRGLAEFSGELPVSVLGEEILTPGEGQIRALVTSAGNPVVSTPNGRQLDQAFGSLDFMVSIDPYINETTRHAHIILPPVTQLERGHYDLIFNTFAVRNTVKYSAPLFTPPPGALQDWEIFLELKHRLDSLRGEPLTRGELPYRALKALGPEGILDLGLRGGPYGMRLKPWRRGLSLASLKAAPHGVDLGPLKPCFPERLATRGHRLQLAPEPLVADVDRLRQAFPATPPAFASEDALLLIGRRHVRDNNSWMHNVPRLVSGKPRCTLMVHPEDARRLGLEEGQEALVTSRVGEVKAPVNVTDEVMPGVVSLPHGYGHGRQGIQMQVAGAHAGVSINDVTDDQVLDAIGGNAAFSGIQVRVQPVQSMSTTVQPRQSAIE
- a CDS encoding TonB family protein; protein product: MGLLALMAYIQVNLPPEPTPKPPSAVALRPMTAQEWEKNRGPLAKSPSTAKAPPPKKKEEKKPEKRPDGQVVDVAPGNRQEAPDAKYLAEQDNKVQKETRAREQTAHYKTAQPQTTAREARQGSGVSEEQAGHVAGNNGRGADDRPLSEGGKKSAFELPDARRKQEIAMRQDPNNRGPGVEVSNRNESDEIIGNAKRLRVQDGTGDGDEGSEGRVGTSGLARLMPSQAVMDQIIGGAPNDHLKDVDEGDGTYLNTREWKYASFFNRVKQSVGTHWNPNMALMRRDPTGATYAGRDRHTLVRVTLDEQGKVADITIEKSCGLDFLDMEAVESFRRAQPFPNPPPGLLEDDAKVRFSFGFFMDMGGGPRMRLFRQPN
- a CDS encoding ArsR/SmtB family transcription factor, with the translated sequence MLELTETFKALGDPTRLRILRLVGEARLNVSEVVSLVGVAQSSVSHHLTKLKALELIREERQGGFTYYSLMVDEKAPLWPLIRLAKDAPDEHGDLARLTELLQRREDALTLNEKLLEPGQSWRLWASALASLLPPLDVVDFGCGTGVLTVELARWARHVTAIDHNPAALDKARAEAGRLGLRNITFLEADLKALPLESGAQDLVVLSQSLHHVNACERVLSEGARLLRPGGRMVVLELMPHDEQWVRSRLGHQHLGFEPAALQNAMRAAGLETPTLVAAPRDAASPFKAFLLTGTRPLAPALLPPAPLRPSSLAPRAP
- a CDS encoding alpha/beta fold hydrolase; its protein translation is MDMPLVTKGDPGHPSILFLHGAGVSGWMWEAQMEPLSSRYHCLAVDLPGFGKNTAAPWASLAHTAEQLAQLIATRTRTGSARVVGLSLGGHLALRLLAHHPRVCGDVIVSGVTTRPYSSPRVMRLMYAAVMSLSTAKVVLQMSARAMKIPDAYMERFLEDMRTSSPVVMKAVFDELLGSRLPEALGAASGFDGGAHRVLAVAGSREHPKIRAELPDFTRLITGAWAARVPDAGHTWNVEYPELFTRMIDDWFGGHRLTLGLTRVEGDAA
- a CDS encoding glutathione S-transferase family protein, with protein sequence MITLYQTPVAWGTPNLSPFCFKLEAYLRMVDLPYEVKLADLRYAPKGKAPYADIDGTIMGDSQFIIERLKKQYGDPLDSKLTPEQVAVGHAVRRMLEECTYWYIVYMRWVDEAGWLAYLPVAETMVPHVVGGQVPLSDLRQKMLQILHDQGTGRHAMDEVQELAKADIFSIATIMGNKPYLLSETPSSFDAVVYSFLVSIIANPVDTELKQYTLSQTNLVRYCAKFKSRYFANWKPPEFKAA
- a CDS encoding cation diffusion facilitator family transporter; its protein translation is MRRVDASPIERNRKVRNVLAAILVANWAVALIKLLLGLKSGSAAVMADGVHSFIDGGSNVLALVAMSVAARPADEDHPYGHGKFEALASLGIGALIGTSMLELGRMALDSLLHDRHPEVTPLTLGMMVGTLLVNLCVTRVEQSWGRELQSPLLLADARHTLSDVGVTLAVLASLGLVWLGYPKADGLVTLGVMVFVARVAWDIVKQAVGILSDTARLDKQKVATLTLQVPGVRSCHDVRSRGMEGTVYVDLKIEVDPQMSTARAHELADAVEARLQAEFPEVVDVVVHVEPARVRVALPPGKT
- a CDS encoding SpoIID/LytB domain-containing protein, with translation MHKVVLALLAFALVTCATPRPPPEAAPTPSPTVEPRSRDGGASTRSPDALAFPAGPDLKSVDELLPAPDTLRRLDFRGGEPQVPIGLMQGRREVRFSPRGRMRLRFGGEEGRVLEAPAGSVWTVRVTEGSPAELSSYLQLAEVPFPDKAGLAEAQALWRSRGVAVRVHVLGVLYGIAGKVIDNRRYLLLSQEQLSPTEAPARQAELLREYGARTSLFEEVRVPSRAILEVRDESGVVVGLAQDSVLAETLDESGFDVRQVEHDVGYDNHGFEDRSFRGTLQLTVDRHGTLAAVNLVRLEDLLKGLVPSEIYARAHPEALKAQAVTARGEVLAKVGIKHLADPFLLCSEQHCAVYRGRTGEAASTTAAVEATRGEGLFSQQGRLVDSVYSAVCGGHTEDNDVVWGGPPNPNLRGRPDVLGPTEGLPGPDSLSEYLRAELPTACRLSTFAQPSKYRWEKRFSVEQVNAFTASLGVGPVRALSLGERGVSGRARTLTVAGERGVTQVRGELNIRRLFGMLNSSMALVDEERDAEGHLTGWHFRGGGWGHGVGMCQTGAIGRAEAGQRYQDILRFYFNGAEVAPIY
- a CDS encoding homocysteine S-methyltransferase family protein is translated as MSRPHHTAQELEQLFAQRIAVLDGAMGSMVQTYPLTEADFRGERFKAHPKDLKGNNDLLCLTRPDVIEDIHARYFAAGADMAETNTFSGTSIAQADYELGSLVTELNVAAVACARRAALAAEAATPGRRCFVAGAIGPLNRTLSMSPDVNRPDYRAVTWDQVVESYAEQVRALLSAGVDALLVETIFDTLNAKAALFAIDACFEELGTRVPVMVSVTITDASGRTLSGQTISAFYHSIRHARPFSVGINCALGARDMRPYMQELARIAECHVTCYPNAGLPNAFGGYDETPADMANSLSDFARQGWVNMVGGCCGSTPDHIAAIASAVSSFAPRAAIAPTHTMRLSGLEPLVVP